In Lemur catta isolate mLemCat1 chromosome 1, mLemCat1.pri, whole genome shotgun sequence, one DNA window encodes the following:
- the CX3CR1 gene encoding CX3C chemokine receptor 1, producing MPTLSPEYLENFEYDESAEACDIGEVAAFGTVFMSIFYSVVFAFGLVGNLLVVFALTNTKKRKSITDIYLLNLALSDLLFVATLPFWTHYVLSEQGFHNAVCKLTTAFFFIGFFGGIFFITVISIDRYLAIVLAANSMHNRTVQHGVTISLGVWAAAILVAAPQFMFTKQKENECLGDYPEVLQEIWPVLRNVEANFLGFLLPLLIMSYCYFRIIQTLFSCKNHKKAKAIKLILLVVIVFFLFWTPYNVMIFLETLKLYDFFPSCDMIKDLRLALSVTETVAFSHCCLNPLIYAFAGEKFRRYLYHLYGKCLAVFCGRPVHVGFSPSESQRSRQGSILSSSFTYYTSDGDPSFLL from the coding sequence ATGCCCACCCTCTCTCCTGAATATCTGGAAAACTTTGAGTATGATGAGTCCGCTGAAGCCTGTGACATTGGGGAAGTTGCAGCCTTTGGGACTGTCTTCATGTCCATATTCTACTCCGTTGTCTTTGCCTTCGGCCTGGTGGGAAATTTGCTGGTGGTGTTCGCCCTCACCAACACCAAGAAGCGCAAGAGTATTACTGACATTTACCTGCTGAACCTGGCCTTGTCTGATCTGCTCTTTGTAGCCACCTTGCCCTTCTGGACTCACTATGTGCTAAGTGAACAAGGCTTCCACAATGCCGTGTGCAAACTCACTACCGCCTTCTTCTTCATCGGCTTTTTTGGAGGCATATTCTTCATCACCGTCATCAGCATTGATAGGTACCTAGCCATTGTCCTGGCTGCCAACTCTATGCACAACCGGACCGTGCAGCATGGCGTCACCATCAGCCTCGGCGTCTGGGCAGCAGCCATTCTGGTGGCGGCACCCCAGTTCATGTtcacaaagcaaaaagaaaacgaATGCCTTGGTGACTACCCTGAGGTCCTCCAGGAAATCTGGCCCGTGCTGCGCAACGTGGAAGCAAATTTTCTTGGCTTCCTGCTCCCTCTGCTCATTATGAGTTACTGCTACTTCAGAATCATCCAGACGCTGTTTTCCTGCAAGAACCACAAGAAAGCTAAAGCCATCAAACTGATCCTTCTGGTGGTCATCGTGTTTTTCCTCTTCTGGACACCCTACAATGTTATGATTTTCCTGGAGACACTCAAGCTCTACGACTTCTTTCCCAGTTGTGACATGATAAAGGATCTGAGGTTGGCCCTCAGTGTGACTGAGACAGTTGCATTTAGCCATTGTTGCCTCAATCCCCTCATCTATGCATTTGCTGGGGAGAAGTTCAGAAGATACCTTTACCACTTGTATGGGAAATGCCTGGCTGTCTTCTGTGGGCGTCCGGTCCATGTCGGTTTCTCCCCGTCTGAATCACAAAGGAGCAGGCAGGGAAGTATTCTGAGCAGCAGTTTTACTTACTACACGAGTGATGGAgatccatccttccttctctga